From the genome of Chloracidobacterium sp.:
TCTGGCGTTTGCAACCCAGCAGTGACAGGAGCAACGGCAAACATCGGTTACCTCCATACCCCGACAGCGAAAGACACCTTCAGCATAACCACCCTTAGAACTTGTCCCTTCCAAAATCTTGTCATTGGCAAAAGCTAGGGAAAAGCGCCTGTAAAGTCGGCGGCAGGTCGTTCAGGGCAAAGTTCTCCAGGGTACCACTGTTTAGGAAATTCTTGCGCATCTGCACATGGGCCAGGTCATTACGGTACTCCGTCAAACGGGACCAAAAATCCGCCAGCTTTTTCGCATCAGGCACATAAGCAGCAATCGGCTGGTCTAAACCTGGACG
Proteins encoded in this window:
- a CDS encoding TIGR02221 family CRISPR-associated protein, which gives rise to QVRKQFRLLQWYVEKRLPLQALLLAREWTISALCLLAGYDDYLERAHRQDVEGQLGAMIGYGERPGLDQPIAAYVPDAKKLADFWSRLTEYRNDLAHVQMRKNFLNSGTLENFALNDLPPTLQALFPSFCQ